One Cololabis saira isolate AMF1-May2022 chromosome 18, fColSai1.1, whole genome shotgun sequence genomic region harbors:
- the tmem244 gene encoding transmembrane protein 244: MLLDYCCRCCGFTLIKRHGPFSLKSAPSDTWVVLQNLLMCMVCFYSLYYLTVSLCIGVFRVYEINSLLAPFDYTTQPSWQSPKYLVGVISTEVTYVLGGLLFAWIVEEWVWDYAITVTLLHIAMTVAVMSDFPSAEHWWIALGSGLVMMIFGGQLLAYKLFRNNFVYPDELQNF; the protein is encoded by the exons ATGTTGTTGGACTACTGCTGTCGTTGCTGTGGATTCACTCTCATAAAACGCCATGGACCTTTCTCGCTCAAGTCTGCACCCAGTGATACCTGG GTCGTTCTGCAGAATTTGCTGATGTGCATGGTGTGCTTCTACTCTCTCTACTACCTTACAGTCAGTCTCTGCATTGGAGTGTTCAG AGTTTACGAGATCAACAGCTTGTTGGCTCCCTTTGACTACACAACACAACCATCATGGCAGAGTCCCAAATACTTGG TTGGAGTCATATCCACAGAAGTGACTTATGTTTTGGGAGGGCTGCTGTTCGCCTGGATTGTGGAGGAGTGGGTTTGGGATTATGCCATAACTGTCACACTGCTGCACATTGCGATGACGGTGGCAG TAATGTCAGACTTCCCTTCAGCTGAGCATTGGTGGATTGCTCTAG GTTCAGGCTTGGTGATGATGATATTTGGAGGACAGCTTCTGGCCTACAAACTCTTCAGGAACAACTTTGTCTATCCAGATGAACTGCAGAACTtctaa
- the fkbp6 gene encoding inactive peptidyl-prolyl cis-trans isomerase FKBP6: protein MHANELTVTFLRSINQDGVVVRNTLTPFQQICQGMEDVLGDGGILKEIFLKGEGPPVPRNASVLLEYSGYLEYANKPFVTTVNFKHPKMLKLGRDVTMAGLELGLLTMTKGEHCRFLFQPQYAYGAMGCPPSIPAAASVLFEVRVLDFLDSGQMDAFTAMSLEEQSTVPLPGFLEVITTMRRFGNRCFDQKRFDNAKDHYKQAVRLLGKRKAQSSAERSSIKMALFPLYLNLSVTELRLESPAKALKHGQKALEMDSSNTKALFRCGQAYLELLDYENAQKCLTYAQLLCPFDRDINNLLRKVAICYKDNLDKEKSFYSKMFSKLND, encoded by the exons ATGCACGCAAACGAGTTAACAGTGACGTTCCTGCGGAGCATAAACCAAGACGGGGTCGTGGTGCGGAACACGCTG ACTCCTTTTCAGCAGATATGTCAAGGGATGGAAGATGTGTTGGGCGATGGAGGGATCCTGAAAGAGATCTTCCTGAAAGGAGAGGGTCCACCTGTGCCTCGAAATGCTTCAGTATTGC TCGAATACTCTGGTTATCTGGAATATGCTAACAAACCTTTTGTAACTACCGTAAACTTCAAACACCCCAAGATGTTGAAGTTGGGGAGAG ATGTGACAATGGCTGGACTGGAATTGGGTCTCTTGACCATGACGAAAGGCGAGCATTGTCGTTTTCTCTTCCAGCCCCAGTATGCCTACGGAGCCATGGGTTGTCCTCCGTCCATCCCAGCTGCTGCCTCGGTCCTGTTTGAGGTTCGGGTCCTCGACTTCCTTGACTCGGGACAAATGGATGCGTTTACTGCGATGAGTCTG GAGGAGCAGAGCACCGTTCCTCTGCCTGGATTCCTTGAAGTCATCACTACAATGCGCAGATTTGGAAACCGTTGCTTCGACCAGAAGAGATTTGACAATGCCAAAGATCACTACAAACAG GCAGTGAGGCTGCTGGGAAAAAGGAAAGCACAGAGCAGTGCAGAAAGATCAAGTATAAAGATGGCCCTGTTTCCTCTTTATCTGAACCTCTCTGTCACTGAGCTCCGCCTGGAAAGTCCGGCCAAAGCCTTGAAACATGGCCAAAAAGCTTTGGAGATGGACTCTTCCAACACAAAAGCTCTTTTCCGCTGTGGACAG GCTTACCTGGAGCTGCTCGACTATGAAAACGCTCAGAAGTGCCTCACATATGCTCAACTATTGTGCCCGTTTGACAGGGACATCAACAACCTCCTGAGAAAAGTGGCAAT ATGCTACAAAGACAACTTGGACAAAGAGAAAAGCTTCTACTCCAAAATGTTCAGCAAGCTGAATGACTGA